One part of the Larus michahellis chromosome 22, bLarMic1.1, whole genome shotgun sequence genome encodes these proteins:
- the LOC141733976 gene encoding uncharacterized protein LOC141733976 isoform X1 → MSHRGCPAGGRRAPRQSTMEMEEIFLQLCEEVARLQDLCTKQGQLLQKLTARKGPVLDIPVSLPIQCTEDMVTEEGERPPDSHQKCSEAPVSATSNLEGSAHPLVQPHAAGMLPGFDGKYSPSAVNGSVFGVGTGGAALALAFGSNKAERSERVDINMWLKTCRMLPPVKAPKEEVRACCRPQEFAAPNPVVGDSFLTLLDLYEAPEALQREDDPRESVLPAEANVPVEIRGPMKMSWTPGWMLEDGTLGQGAVLASEDAQACDICQEIFPLNAVGQADYLKHVLAHMK, encoded by the exons ATGTCGCACCGTGGCTGCCCAGCCGGGGGAAGGAGGGCCCCCCGCCAGA GCACGATGGAGATGGAAGAAATATTCCTCCAGCTCTGTGAGGAGGTCGCCAGACTGCAGGATTTGTGCACCAAGCAGGGCCAGCTCCTCCAGAAGCTGACGGCCAGGAAGGGACCCGTCCTCG ATATCCCTGTGTCGCTGCCGATCCAGTGCACGGAGGATATGGTCACAGAGGAAGGCGAAAGGCCACCGGACAGCCACCAGAAATGCTCTGAGGCCCCAGTATCTGCCACCTCCAACCTGGAGGGCTCTGCTCATCCCCTGGTGCAGCCGCACGCTGCTGGCATGTTGCCCGGCTTCGATGGCAAGTACTCACCAAGCGCCGTGAATGGCAGCGTCTTTGGCGTTGGAACTGGAGGAGCAGCTCTTGCTCTAGCTTTTGGCAGCAACAAGGCGGAGAGGAGCGAGAGGGTGGATATAAACATGTGGCTGAAAACCTGTAGGATGCTTCCACCTGTGAAAGCCCCCAAAGAAGAAGTGAGAGCTTGCTGCAGGCCGCAGGAGTTTGCGGCACCAAACCCAGTTGTCGGGGACTCCTTCCTGACTCTTCTGGACCTCTATGAAGCCCCAGAAGCCCTTCAGAGGGAAGATGATCCCAGGGAAAGCGTTCTGCCTGCTGAGGCTAACGTCCCGGTAGAGATCCGAGGACCCATGAAG ATGTCCTGGACGCCGGGCTGGATGCTGGAGGACGGTACGCTCGGGCAAGGCGCCGTCCTCGCCTCCGAGGATGCTCAGGCTTGTGACATTTGCCAGGAGATTTTCCCATTGAACGCTGTGGGCCAAGCAGACTATTTAAAGCACGTCTTAGCCCATATGAAGTAG
- the LOC141733976 gene encoding uncharacterized protein LOC141733976 isoform X2 — translation MEMEEIFLQLCEEVARLQDLCTKQGQLLQKLTARKGPVLDIPVSLPIQCTEDMVTEEGERPPDSHQKCSEAPVSATSNLEGSAHPLVQPHAAGMLPGFDGKYSPSAVNGSVFGVGTGGAALALAFGSNKAERSERVDINMWLKTCRMLPPVKAPKEEVRACCRPQEFAAPNPVVGDSFLTLLDLYEAPEALQREDDPRESVLPAEANVPVEIRGPMKMSWTPGWMLEDGTLGQGAVLASEDAQACDICQEIFPLNAVGQADYLKHVLAHMK, via the exons ATGGAGATGGAAGAAATATTCCTCCAGCTCTGTGAGGAGGTCGCCAGACTGCAGGATTTGTGCACCAAGCAGGGCCAGCTCCTCCAGAAGCTGACGGCCAGGAAGGGACCCGTCCTCG ATATCCCTGTGTCGCTGCCGATCCAGTGCACGGAGGATATGGTCACAGAGGAAGGCGAAAGGCCACCGGACAGCCACCAGAAATGCTCTGAGGCCCCAGTATCTGCCACCTCCAACCTGGAGGGCTCTGCTCATCCCCTGGTGCAGCCGCACGCTGCTGGCATGTTGCCCGGCTTCGATGGCAAGTACTCACCAAGCGCCGTGAATGGCAGCGTCTTTGGCGTTGGAACTGGAGGAGCAGCTCTTGCTCTAGCTTTTGGCAGCAACAAGGCGGAGAGGAGCGAGAGGGTGGATATAAACATGTGGCTGAAAACCTGTAGGATGCTTCCACCTGTGAAAGCCCCCAAAGAAGAAGTGAGAGCTTGCTGCAGGCCGCAGGAGTTTGCGGCACCAAACCCAGTTGTCGGGGACTCCTTCCTGACTCTTCTGGACCTCTATGAAGCCCCAGAAGCCCTTCAGAGGGAAGATGATCCCAGGGAAAGCGTTCTGCCTGCTGAGGCTAACGTCCCGGTAGAGATCCGAGGACCCATGAAG ATGTCCTGGACGCCGGGCTGGATGCTGGAGGACGGTACGCTCGGGCAAGGCGCCGTCCTCGCCTCCGAGGATGCTCAGGCTTGTGACATTTGCCAGGAGATTTTCCCATTGAACGCTGTGGGCCAAGCAGACTATTTAAAGCACGTCTTAGCCCATATGAAGTAG